From Paenibacillus polymyxa, the proteins below share one genomic window:
- a CDS encoding PHP domain-containing protein — protein sequence MKEQINSQRYDLHTHTQASDGMQSPADNVRWAKEKGLAGVAITDHDTVAGLEEALEEGRRIGMTVVPGVEISTRAGGKDIHILGYFMDYRNKIFLERLEKLRQARDTRNDLILSRLRSLGLEITLDEVVATMGRPLAPDESIGRPHMADTLVQKGYAKDMRDAFDRYLAEGAPGYVSVPRVEPAEAISWIREAGGVPVVAHPGLYGNDELVRSIIEAAKPVGLEVSHSDHDAEAESRYTAMALHYGLIATGGSDFHGARQGVIFHGDLGSRSVEGQVVEELRKAAVGQK from the coding sequence ATGAAGGAACAGATTAATTCACAACGATATGATCTACATACACACACCCAAGCATCTGACGGTATGCAATCACCTGCTGATAATGTGCGCTGGGCGAAGGAAAAAGGGTTGGCCGGTGTGGCTATTACAGATCATGATACGGTGGCCGGTTTGGAGGAAGCCTTGGAGGAGGGAAGACGCATTGGAATGACCGTGGTGCCGGGTGTGGAAATCAGTACACGTGCTGGTGGCAAAGATATTCATATATTAGGTTATTTTATGGATTACCGTAATAAAATATTTTTGGAACGGTTGGAAAAGCTGAGACAGGCGCGGGATACCCGTAATGATTTGATTTTGAGTCGATTGCGTAGCTTGGGCCTGGAAATCACGCTAGATGAGGTGGTGGCTACAATGGGCAGACCACTAGCGCCAGATGAAAGCATTGGACGTCCGCATATGGCAGATACCCTGGTTCAAAAAGGTTACGCGAAGGACATGCGTGATGCGTTTGACCGTTACTTGGCAGAAGGTGCGCCCGGATACGTATCTGTACCCCGTGTAGAGCCTGCGGAGGCTATAAGCTGGATTCGTGAAGCAGGAGGTGTGCCTGTAGTGGCCCACCCTGGCTTGTATGGAAATGATGAACTGGTGCGCTCCATTATAGAGGCAGCGAAGCCTGTAGGGTTGGAGGTGAGCCATTCAGACCATGATGCTGAGGCTGAGAGCCGATATACTGCAATGGCGCTGCACTATGGGCTTATCGCAACAGGCGGCTCGGATTTTCACGGTGCGCGCCAAGGTGTGATTTTCCACGGTGATCTGGGTAGCCGTAGTGTGGAAGGTCAGGTTGTCGAGGAATTGAGAAAGGCTGCTGTTGGACAAAAGTAA
- a CDS encoding calcium-translocating P-type ATPase, SERCA-type, whose translation MEQAHWHQLSNEQLSTSLEVDPKQGLSEEQIAERRERTGWNELSEGKRVSAILLLLNQFKDFMMLVLMGATLISGLLGEYLDAITIIAIVVLNGILGFVQEFRAERSLRALRQLSAPTAKVLRGGKRIHVQARELVPGDIVLLESGDRIPADVRWLSTNGCDVEESALTGESVPVSKHSRPIHAAEVPLGDQKNIGFMGTMMTRGTAQGVVIRTGMSTEMGKIADLIENTESQETPLQHRLEQLGKILIIVALALTVLVVIAGILHGQPAMSMFLAGVSLAVAAIPEGLPAIVTIALALGVQRMIKRKAIVRKLPSVETLGCASVICSDKTGTLTQNKMTVTKLWLDGRFWGVTGEGYDPHGHIMDRDLPADLKNGQSLRRLLQASVLCNNAEIVQADIDELRSKKKTKEPTPSAVWELKGDPTEGALVTLAAKGGVTRQGLYELYTREREFPFDSDRKRMSVLVRHQGGHIVFAKGAPDVLLGQCSYILWEGNVVPLTGTLRQKVLAANEGMASEALRVLGVAYRDIRSHERVSTVEEAETQLIFIGLTGMIDPPRREVREAIGKCRRAGIRTVMITGDHGTTAEAIAQQLGILQRGSNVLTGQQLSLMDDAALDNVVDTVSVYARVSPEHKLRIVKSLQRRGHVVAMTGDGVNDAPAIKASDIGIAMGITGTDVTKEAAALVLSDDNFSTIVAAIEEGRNIYENIRKFIRYLLASNVGEILTMFFAMMAGLPLPLLPIQILWVNLVTDGLPAMALGVDQPEKDLMEHKPRGAKENIFARRLGWKIISRGLLIGLCTLAAFWLTLRIAPNDAGQLIKAQSVAFATLVLAQLIHVFDCRSSRSVFHRNPFQNSYLVLAVLSSIVLMLVVMYVPVLQPIFKTVPLGLREWALSIVAAGIPTFLMGAGSVWGGRRNRRHGGNTRFSAGRTKFSA comes from the coding sequence ATGGAACAAGCACACTGGCACCAATTAAGCAATGAACAGCTTTCAACTAGTCTGGAAGTCGACCCGAAGCAGGGTCTTTCGGAGGAACAGATTGCGGAACGAAGAGAAAGGACGGGTTGGAATGAGCTGAGCGAGGGCAAGCGTGTTTCGGCAATTTTGCTGCTGCTCAACCAGTTCAAGGATTTTATGATGCTTGTATTGATGGGAGCGACCCTGATCTCTGGCCTACTCGGCGAGTATCTGGATGCGATTACCATTATTGCTATCGTTGTGCTAAATGGAATTCTCGGCTTTGTGCAGGAATTCAGAGCTGAACGTTCATTGCGAGCTTTAAGACAGCTTTCGGCTCCAACCGCCAAGGTGCTGCGAGGCGGCAAACGAATACATGTTCAGGCCAGAGAACTGGTGCCGGGCGATATCGTGCTGCTGGAAAGTGGTGATCGTATCCCTGCAGATGTAAGGTGGTTGAGTACAAACGGCTGTGATGTCGAGGAGTCTGCCCTGACAGGTGAATCGGTTCCGGTGAGTAAGCATTCCCGTCCTATTCATGCCGCCGAAGTACCTCTTGGGGACCAAAAGAACATCGGTTTTATGGGCACCATGATGACCAGAGGCACCGCACAAGGCGTGGTCATTCGCACAGGCATGAGTACCGAAATGGGAAAGATCGCAGACTTGATCGAAAATACGGAGTCGCAGGAGACACCGTTACAGCACAGACTGGAACAGTTGGGCAAAATTTTGATTATTGTGGCGTTAGCGCTAACCGTGCTCGTGGTCATAGCGGGTATTTTGCATGGTCAGCCAGCCATGAGCATGTTTTTGGCCGGCGTGAGCTTGGCTGTGGCAGCCATACCAGAAGGATTGCCCGCGATTGTAACCATTGCACTCGCTTTGGGTGTACAGCGTATGATCAAACGCAAGGCCATTGTGCGCAAGCTGCCTTCCGTTGAGACGCTCGGCTGTGCGTCTGTCATTTGCTCTGACAAAACGGGCACACTGACCCAAAATAAAATGACAGTCACCAAGCTGTGGCTGGATGGTCGTTTCTGGGGAGTTACCGGGGAAGGTTATGATCCACACGGTCATATTATGGACAGGGATCTTCCGGCCGACCTAAAAAACGGACAATCCTTGCGTAGATTGCTGCAAGCTAGTGTACTTTGTAATAATGCGGAGATTGTTCAAGCTGACATAGATGAGCTGCGTTCAAAAAAGAAAACCAAAGAGCCGACGCCTTCCGCTGTTTGGGAGCTGAAAGGTGATCCGACAGAAGGAGCGCTGGTCACGTTAGCTGCCAAAGGCGGAGTCACGCGACAAGGGCTATACGAACTGTACACACGGGAGCGAGAATTTCCTTTTGACTCAGATCGGAAGCGGATGTCGGTACTCGTACGCCACCAGGGAGGACATATTGTATTTGCCAAAGGAGCGCCAGACGTGCTACTGGGTCAGTGCTCTTACATTTTATGGGAAGGGAATGTCGTTCCGTTAACGGGTACGCTGCGCCAAAAGGTATTGGCAGCCAATGAAGGTATGGCATCGGAGGCGCTGCGTGTACTTGGCGTCGCTTACCGTGATATCCGCTCGCATGAGCGTGTCTCTACGGTTGAGGAGGCTGAAACACAGCTGATTTTTATCGGCCTGACCGGCATGATTGATCCGCCACGCCGCGAGGTTCGCGAGGCCATTGGCAAGTGCCGTCGTGCTGGCATTCGCACGGTGATGATTACGGGCGATCATGGCACAACTGCGGAGGCCATTGCACAGCAGCTGGGCATTCTCCAACGCGGCTCAAATGTATTGACAGGACAGCAACTGTCTCTCATGGATGATGCGGCGTTGGATAACGTTGTTGATACCGTCTCTGTGTATGCGCGGGTGTCGCCGGAACACAAGCTGAGAATTGTCAAGTCGCTGCAAAGACGCGGACATGTCGTAGCTATGACCGGAGATGGCGTCAATGACGCACCTGCGATCAAGGCATCGGATATCGGTATTGCCATGGGCATTACAGGAACAGATGTGACCAAAGAAGCAGCTGCACTTGTACTGAGTGACGATAATTTCTCAACTATTGTAGCGGCAATTGAGGAAGGACGAAATATTTACGAGAACATCCGTAAATTCATACGTTATTTACTCGCTTCCAATGTTGGCGAAATTTTGACGATGTTCTTTGCCATGATGGCTGGGCTGCCGCTACCTTTGTTACCCATTCAGATTTTGTGGGTGAACCTGGTAACTGACGGTTTGCCAGCGATGGCTCTGGGTGTGGATCAGCCGGAAAAGGATCTTATGGAGCATAAGCCTCGTGGCGCAAAGGAAAATATTTTTGCACGTCGACTGGGCTGGAAAATTATTAGTCGCGGTCTGTTGATTGGCCTATGTACACTTGCGGCCTTTTGGTTGACATTACGGATTGCTCCGAATGATGCAGGGCAATTGATCAAAGCGCAGTCGGTTGCATTTGCTACGTTAGTGCTGGCGCAGTTAATTCATGTATTTGATTGCCGTAGCTCCCGCTCCGTTTTCCATCGTAATCCGTTTCAAAATAGTTATCTCGTGCTTGCCGTACTGTCCTCCATTGTACTGATGCTGGTTGTAATGTATGTGCCTGTGCTGCAACCTATTTTCAAAACGGTACCCCTTGGTTTACGTGAATGGGCACTATCTATTGTCGCAGCTGGAATTCCTACGTTCCTGATGGGAGCGGGAAGTGTATGGGGCGGTCGACGTAACCGTCGTCACGGCGGAAATACACGATTTTCAGCGGGACGTACAAAGTTCTCAGCCTAG
- the dapF gene encoding diaminopimelate epimerase, translated as MEFTKMNGLGNDFIVWYGHQELPSDASELAVRLCDRHFGIGADGLVYILPSEKADFRMRIINSDGSEAEQCGNAIRCAAKYVYDRKHINREQITIETLGAGVQQVELTVENGTVRMVKVDMGEPILEGLKIPTTLDLTNVIDEPIEAGGSGFRFTAVSMGNPHCVIYVEDAPSFDLEAWGPKLECHPLFPKKTNVEFATVQSRKHIDMRVWERGAGPTLACGTGACATLVASVLNGYSDRRAMVSLKGGDLDIEWSEDDNHIYMTGPAEIVFEGRI; from the coding sequence ATGGAATTCACTAAAATGAATGGTCTGGGTAATGATTTTATCGTTTGGTACGGGCATCAGGAATTGCCGTCTGACGCCTCGGAATTAGCTGTTCGGCTATGTGATCGACATTTTGGTATTGGCGCCGATGGATTGGTATATATATTGCCGTCTGAAAAAGCAGATTTTCGCATGCGCATCATTAACTCAGACGGCTCGGAGGCCGAGCAATGCGGTAACGCTATTCGTTGTGCTGCCAAATATGTGTATGACCGTAAGCATATCAACCGTGAACAGATCACGATTGAGACGCTGGGTGCAGGTGTGCAACAGGTTGAACTGACTGTGGAAAACGGAACTGTACGAATGGTAAAGGTAGATATGGGAGAGCCGATTCTGGAAGGATTGAAAATTCCAACTACACTCGATTTGACTAACGTAATAGATGAGCCCATTGAAGCTGGAGGAAGTGGTTTTCGCTTTACGGCTGTTTCTATGGGAAATCCGCACTGTGTCATTTATGTTGAGGATGCGCCTAGCTTTGATCTGGAGGCCTGGGGGCCAAAGCTGGAGTGTCATCCATTGTTCCCTAAAAAAACAAATGTTGAGTTCGCCACGGTACAGAGTCGGAAGCATATAGATATGAGGGTATGGGAGAGGGGAGCAGGACCTACGCTAGCCTGTGGAACTGGAGCCTGTGCTACGCTTGTTGCTTCTGTACTAAATGGATACAGCGACCGCCGCGCCATGGTAAGCCTAAAGGGCGGCGATCTGGATATTGAATGGAGCGAGGATGATAATCACATTTATATGACAGGGCCGGCTGAGATTGTGTTCGAAGGTCGTATATAG
- a CDS encoding YlbF family regulator: MSVAELNTVNMAEVLINAYELGDMVNRSFEVSDYLYWKQRVELNPSIQACVRKLDAKKELFAETERFGHFHPNYHEAKDAVQVVELELEQFEAVKEFKRAEKALDDMLHAMSETIAYSVSETIKVPSNDPNVKKGGCGSGGKCSCG; encoded by the coding sequence ATGAGCGTAGCCGAATTGAACACGGTCAATATGGCAGAAGTGCTTATTAACGCCTATGAATTGGGCGATATGGTCAACCGGTCCTTTGAGGTATCGGATTATTTATATTGGAAGCAGCGTGTGGAATTGAATCCGTCTATTCAGGCGTGTGTACGCAAGCTGGATGCCAAAAAGGAGCTTTTTGCTGAAACGGAGCGTTTTGGGCATTTTCATCCCAACTATCATGAAGCGAAGGACGCAGTGCAGGTCGTTGAACTGGAGCTAGAACAATTTGAGGCTGTTAAGGAGTTCAAACGGGCCGAAAAGGCGCTGGATGATATGCTTCATGCCATGTCTGAAACGATTGCATATTCCGTGTCCGAGACCATTAAGGTGCCGAGCAACGATCCGAATGTGAAAAAGGGCGGATGCGGCAGCGGAGGAAAATGCTCCTGCGGATAG
- a CDS encoding helicase-associated domain-containing protein: MGVTNTQGSWNELSADELLVLKRCFIRHAAQPMREEEPVQLTQGALSGVETKLALHGLRTRGWLEAVTKSWGERILYIPVDRLPALYDMLLEQTPMNEIHTDHPITVHEAMTGLESELLHVLSRIAIQGVPLTAKGTIHKRSLQKLNELTPFRPEDLEGLGLHYAHAELYPVQTVVMIDLLLSLGLLVKETVSFRIQEAELATWIRLSAGQMRKHIFATLMERYGKAEAPIQHFRYMLCAVSQYVGTDGWISIQCLLQWMLQVGLMPQNRLKGDDSTNSTLIDIVPTNATLDGLADETVSDFNFNGPFMEDIKGWLKALTAFGMGDWGQTTSGELCFRWNVSVTDLLRPYHDEDTHQEQGAFYVQPDFEILVPPDVAYDVRWRLECCCERVTGDRMVVYRITRESITEAIELGMESKAIPALLDKYSRTGVPEHVRLAVEQWAGDVGRTAFATVTLLRCGTQEDADMVARHPALEGLLERLGDKDFIIPVRFADKIRKALATIGLSPRLEPKGADEPDHHYPLLTETENLEAGRSLFSQEGRAGLVYTGRTLHFYEQEHTLPNPSDYFPERSTVPSSWTKEWRSYHTSTSRQLMEQAIRWQAAVGLRISGKEVKWIPESVVSGDPWSVTGWYASGLDEKTSSHATLQPRDWSEMRLLVPFT; the protein is encoded by the coding sequence ATGGGCGTAACGAATACGCAAGGCAGCTGGAATGAGCTTTCAGCGGATGAACTGCTGGTGCTTAAACGATGCTTTATCCGACATGCTGCACAGCCTATGAGGGAAGAGGAGCCTGTGCAGCTTACCCAAGGTGCCTTAAGCGGAGTCGAAACAAAACTGGCACTGCATGGGCTTCGCACCCGGGGGTGGCTGGAGGCAGTTACCAAATCGTGGGGTGAGCGGATTTTATATATTCCGGTTGATCGACTACCCGCTCTGTACGATATGTTGTTAGAGCAAACTCCAATGAACGAGATACATACGGATCATCCGATAACGGTACATGAAGCAATGACTGGACTGGAGTCAGAGTTACTGCATGTGTTGTCACGTATTGCAATACAGGGGGTTCCTTTGACGGCCAAAGGAACCATACATAAGCGGTCATTGCAAAAATTAAATGAACTTACCCCCTTTCGTCCAGAGGACCTGGAGGGACTTGGGTTGCATTATGCGCATGCCGAGCTGTATCCAGTACAAACGGTGGTCATGATCGATTTACTACTTAGTTTGGGCCTGCTTGTGAAAGAAACTGTGTCTTTCCGCATTCAGGAAGCGGAACTGGCGACATGGATTCGCTTGTCTGCTGGGCAAATGCGCAAGCATATTTTTGCCACCCTCATGGAAAGGTACGGCAAGGCTGAAGCGCCCATACAGCATTTTCGCTATATGCTGTGTGCCGTCTCGCAGTATGTAGGAACAGACGGATGGATATCTATTCAGTGTCTGCTGCAATGGATGCTTCAGGTAGGCTTAATGCCGCAAAATCGTTTAAAGGGAGATGATTCCACAAACAGTACCCTTATAGATATTGTTCCTACAAACGCAACTCTCGATGGGCTTGCGGATGAAACAGTATCTGATTTTAATTTTAATGGACCTTTTATGGAAGATATAAAGGGTTGGTTGAAGGCCCTGACGGCTTTTGGAATGGGGGATTGGGGTCAGACCACATCAGGTGAATTGTGTTTTCGCTGGAATGTCTCTGTGACAGATCTGCTTCGTCCCTATCATGACGAGGATACACATCAAGAGCAAGGTGCCTTTTATGTGCAGCCTGATTTTGAAATATTAGTGCCGCCAGATGTCGCATATGATGTGCGCTGGCGATTGGAATGCTGCTGTGAACGTGTGACAGGAGACCGGATGGTAGTATATCGGATTACCAGAGAGAGTATTACAGAGGCAATCGAGCTGGGCATGGAGTCTAAGGCGATTCCTGCTCTTTTGGACAAGTACAGTCGGACAGGGGTGCCAGAACATGTACGGCTGGCAGTAGAGCAGTGGGCAGGCGATGTCGGACGAACGGCTTTTGCGACGGTAACACTTCTGCGATGCGGTACTCAGGAGGATGCGGACATGGTTGCGCGTCATCCTGCACTGGAAGGATTACTGGAGCGACTCGGTGACAAAGATTTTATTATCCCGGTGCGCTTTGCTGACAAAATACGAAAAGCGCTCGCTACAATTGGATTAAGTCCGCGTCTTGAGCCAAAAGGTGCGGATGAGCCAGATCATCATTATCCACTTTTGACGGAGACAGAGAACCTAGAAGCAGGCCGTTCCCTATTTTCACAAGAGGGAAGAGCTGGTCTGGTTTACACAGGGCGTACGTTGCATTTCTATGAACAAGAGCACACCCTGCCTAATCCGTCCGACTATTTTCCAGAAAGATCTACAGTACCCTCTTCATGGACAAAAGAATGGAGGAGTTACCATACGTCCACTTCCAGGCAGTTGATGGAGCAAGCGATCCGTTGGCAGGCGGCGGTGGGATTGCGCATTAGTGGGAAAGAGGTTAAATGGATACCGGAATCGGTGGTTTCGGGCGATCCCTGGAGTGTCACAGGCTGGTACGCCTCAGGACTGGATGAGAAAACATCTTCTCATGCAACCTTGCAGCCAAGGGATTGGTCCGAGATGAGGTTGTTGGTTCCTTTTACATAG
- a CDS encoding YlbG family protein, whose protein sequence is MFAERTGYIIWVSDIKAARNLEKYGNVHYISKRMHYVVIYMNADRAEDTVKNIRRLSYVRKVERSFRNEIRTEYNDDKEKMKEYEI, encoded by the coding sequence ATGTTTGCCGAGCGGACAGGGTACATCATTTGGGTAAGCGATATCAAGGCTGCCCGCAATCTGGAGAAATACGGAAATGTCCACTATATTTCAAAGCGTATGCATTATGTAGTTATTTATATGAATGCGGATCGGGCAGAGGACACCGTTAAAAATATTCGCAGACTTTCCTATGTACGTAAGGTTGAGCGTTCTTTCCGAAATGAGATTAGGACGGAGTACAACGACGATAAGGAAAAGATGAAAGAATATGAAATATAA
- a CDS encoding Rqc2 family fibronectin-binding protein — MALDGIVTRAIVHELQAIRGGRINKIHQPNERDIVLNLRAQGGSVKLLLSANPTFPRVHFTEQSFLNPTEAPMFCMLLRKHCEGGIIENITQVGMERIIHMNIRQRDELGDISLKRIIIEVMGRHSNIILLDPETGMMLDGIHHVTPSISSYRVVMPGFQYTEPPEQNKLNPLEVEEAAFISSYQAALEAEEAPKRWLVNTFTGLSPLIAEEILIRASNEEASGDKDRRLWRTFSDIMDDVRNHRFQPVSGLNAQDKVIFSAIPLTLIEGERKEYATISECMEDFFGEKAERDTVKQKVSDLLRFLQNERSKNVKKLDHLHQDLAEAEDADQFRIYGELLFASLHEVKKGDKEVTLTNFYDEEQGAITIPLDPLLNPSDNAQRYFKKYNKYKNSLAVIDEQLAKTHEEIRYMDNLLQQLAHASINDIEEIREELVQQGYLRDRVKKGKKKKKNDRPTLHVYTSSEGIELLVGKNNLQNEYVTNRLAGPNDTWLHTKDIPGSHVVIRAEKFGDATLEEAAQLAAYFSQAKQSSSVPVDATLIRYVRKPSGAKPGFVIYDHQRTLFITPDEELVKKLPNRIKNG; from the coding sequence ATGGCATTGGACGGAATCGTAACCCGCGCTATCGTACACGAACTGCAAGCCATCCGGGGCGGGCGCATTAATAAAATACATCAGCCAAACGAACGCGATATCGTGCTGAACCTGCGGGCACAAGGCGGGAGTGTAAAGCTGTTGCTGTCGGCTAATCCGACATTTCCGCGCGTACATTTTACAGAGCAAAGCTTTCTCAATCCGACAGAAGCTCCCATGTTTTGTATGCTTCTTCGCAAACATTGCGAAGGAGGCATTATTGAGAACATCACGCAGGTGGGCATGGAGCGCATTATTCATATGAATATACGTCAGCGTGATGAGCTGGGGGATATTTCATTGAAGCGCATTATTATTGAAGTGATGGGTAGACATAGCAACATTATTTTGCTTGACCCGGAAACAGGTATGATGCTGGACGGCATTCATCATGTCACACCCTCTATCAGCAGCTATCGGGTCGTTATGCCAGGCTTTCAATATACGGAACCTCCTGAACAAAATAAGCTGAATCCACTAGAAGTCGAAGAAGCAGCCTTCATCTCCTCGTATCAAGCAGCCCTTGAGGCCGAAGAAGCTCCCAAACGCTGGCTCGTGAACACTTTTACCGGACTTAGTCCCCTCATTGCTGAAGAGATACTAATCCGAGCATCTAACGAAGAAGCATCTGGTGACAAGGATCGTCGACTGTGGAGGACATTCAGTGACATTATGGATGACGTGCGGAATCATCGTTTTCAGCCAGTATCTGGACTGAACGCACAAGATAAAGTAATATTTTCAGCCATTCCACTGACGCTGATCGAAGGAGAACGTAAGGAATACGCTACCATCAGTGAGTGTATGGAGGACTTTTTCGGTGAAAAAGCAGAAAGGGACACGGTTAAGCAAAAGGTTAGCGACCTACTGCGGTTTCTACAAAACGAGCGGAGCAAAAACGTAAAAAAACTCGATCATCTCCATCAAGATTTGGCTGAAGCGGAAGATGCCGATCAATTTCGGATTTACGGAGAGCTGCTGTTCGCTTCACTGCATGAGGTAAAAAAGGGAGACAAGGAAGTAACACTCACTAACTTTTATGACGAGGAACAGGGTGCGATCACCATTCCATTGGACCCGCTACTCAACCCTTCAGATAATGCACAACGTTATTTTAAAAAGTATAACAAATATAAAAACAGCCTGGCTGTCATTGACGAACAACTAGCAAAAACACACGAAGAAATTCGTTATATGGACAATCTTCTTCAGCAGCTAGCCCATGCCTCTATTAACGACATTGAGGAAATACGTGAAGAGCTGGTTCAGCAGGGCTATCTCAGAGATCGGGTTAAAAAAGGAAAGAAAAAGAAGAAAAATGACCGCCCGACCTTGCACGTATATACATCATCCGAAGGCATCGAGCTGCTGGTCGGCAAAAATAACTTGCAGAATGAATATGTGACCAATCGACTGGCCGGACCCAATGACACGTGGCTGCATACAAAGGATATTCCAGGGTCACACGTCGTTATTCGTGCCGAGAAATTCGGAGACGCAACGTTGGAGGAAGCTGCTCAACTGGCTGCCTATTTCAGCCAAGCCAAGCAGTCTAGCAGCGTACCTGTAGATGCCACTTTGATTCGGTATGTACGCAAGCCAAGCGGTGCGAAGCCCGGCTTTGTCATCTACGATCATCAGCGTACGCTCTTTATCACACCTGATGAGGAACTGGTCAAAAAGCTGCCGAACCGCATCAAAAACGGCTAG
- a CDS encoding selenium metabolism-associated LysR family transcriptional regulator: MNFHQLHIFYTVAERGSFSAAAQALHMTQPAVTMQIQSLEDYFGTKLLHRSTKKIELSEAGATLLPFAKRSMQLIREADEAMSAFTHMLEGRLHIGASLTIGEYIVPRMLGPFGQEYPHIRMAMNVMNTTQIMDDILKHQLNLGLIEAPVQHPDIVVESVMQDELKLIVPSGHVLAKAKKVVLEDVFKHPFVAREKGSGTRQVIEDGLKNRGADASRLDIVMEMGSTGAVKSAVEAGLGITMLSPSSVKHEVALGLLKIVNISDITFKREFYAIHLKSALLPIPVVTFLSYLRRHDQGLDVFEDSQDKLVVMKEEEQLRNEGTD; this comes from the coding sequence ATGAACTTTCATCAGCTGCACATTTTTTATACCGTAGCGGAGCGCGGAAGCTTCTCGGCGGCGGCGCAAGCGCTGCATATGACGCAACCTGCGGTGACGATGCAAATTCAATCTTTGGAAGATTATTTTGGCACGAAGCTACTGCACCGATCGACTAAAAAAATTGAGCTTTCGGAGGCAGGAGCGACATTACTTCCTTTTGCAAAAAGAAGTATGCAACTGATCAGGGAAGCTGACGAGGCAATGTCTGCTTTTACTCACATGCTGGAGGGAAGATTGCATATTGGCGCCAGCCTAACGATTGGTGAATATATTGTGCCAAGAATGTTGGGCCCGTTTGGTCAGGAGTACCCTCACATACGCATGGCAATGAATGTAATGAATACGACTCAAATTATGGATGATATACTAAAGCATCAGTTGAATTTAGGGCTGATTGAGGCCCCGGTTCAACACCCGGATATTGTGGTGGAATCTGTGATGCAGGACGAACTGAAGCTGATTGTTCCTTCGGGGCATGTGTTAGCCAAGGCCAAAAAAGTAGTTTTAGAAGATGTATTCAAGCATCCTTTTGTAGCTAGAGAAAAAGGTTCTGGTACACGACAAGTCATAGAAGACGGGCTCAAAAATCGTGGTGCGGATGCCTCTCGACTTGATATTGTAATGGAGATGGGCAGCACTGGAGCGGTCAAATCAGCGGTAGAGGCAGGACTGGGGATTACCATGCTGTCACCTTCTTCAGTCAAACACGAGGTTGCGCTCGGGTTGTTGAAAATTGTAAATATTTCAGATATTACCTTCAAACGAGAGTTTTATGCGATTCATCTGAAATCAGCTTTGTTGCCAATCCCGGTAGTAACTTTTTTATCTTACTTGCGTCGTCATGATCAGGGATTGGACGTATTCGAGGACTCGCAGGACAAACTTGTAGTGATGAAAGAGGAGGAGCAATTGCGTAATGAAGGAACAGATTAA